In Mastacembelus armatus chromosome 5, fMasArm1.2, whole genome shotgun sequence, a single genomic region encodes these proteins:
- the gpd1b gene encoding glycerol-3-phosphate dehydrogenase [NAD(+)], cytoplasmic, whose protein sequence is MMAAPKKVCVVGSGNWGSAIAKIVGANAAKYDMFDTTVNMWVFEEMVNNRKLTEIINTDHENVKYLPGHKLPPNVLAVPDLAESVKGADILIFVVPHQFIVKVCDTIKDHIKKDAIGMSLIKGVDAGPEGLKLISEVIRGKLGITMTVLMGANIASEVAEEKFCETTIGCKDKTYGPMLKELMQTTNFRVTVVEESDVVEICGALKNIVAVGAGFCDGLGFGDNTKAAVIRLGLMEMIAFARVFCTECPVSPATFLESCGVADLITTCYGGRNRKIGEAFAKTGKSIEQLEKELLSGQKLQGPATATEVHQILKQKNMVEKFPLFTAVYQICFGGHPVTEFIKCLQNHPEHM, encoded by the exons ATGATGGCAGCGCCGAAGAAAGTCTGTGTGGTTGGCTCTGGTAACTG GGGCTCTGCCATTGCCAAGATCGTGGGTGCCAACGCAGCCAAGTATGACATGTTTGACACCACAGTGAACATGTGGGTGTTCGAGGAAATGGTGAACAACCGTAAACTCACAGAAATCATCAACACAGACCATGAAAACGTGAAATATCTGCCCGGTCACAAGCTGCCCCCCAATGTG tTGGCTGTTCCAGACTTGGCTGAATCTGTGAAAGGAGCTGACATCCTGATCTTTGTGGTACCTCACcagtttattgtgaaagtgtGCGACACCATCAAAGACCACATCAAAAAGGATGCTATAGGAATGTCTCTCATCAAG GGTGTCGATGCGGGTCCAGAGGGTCTGAAGCTGATCTCAGAGGTCATCCGAGGGAAACTTGGTATCACCATGACAGTCCTCATGGGAGCGAACATCGCTAGTGAGGTCGCTGAGGAGAAGTTCTGTGAAACAACCATCG GCTGCAAGGATAAAACATACGGGCCCATGCTGAAGGAGCTAATGCAGACCACCAACTTCCGTGTGACAGTGGTGGAAGAGTCTGATGTCGTGGAGATCTGTGGGGCGCTCAAG AACATTGTAGCAGTAGGAGCAGGTTTCTGTGATGGCCTAGGATTCGGCGACAACACCAAAGCGGCGGTGATTCGGCTCGGCCTGATGGAAATGATTGCCTTCGCCAGGGTCTTCTGCACAGAATGCCCCGTCTCCCCCGCCACCTTCCTGGAGAGCTGCGGCGTCGCTGACCTCATCACCACCTGCTACGGTGGACGCAACCGTAAAATTGGGGAAGCTTTCGCCAAAACAGGCAAA AGCATTGAGCAGTTAGAGAAAGAGCTGCTGAGCGGTCAGAAGCTTCAAGGCCCAGCAACCGCAACTGAGGTCCACCAAatcctgaaacagaaaaacatggtgGAAAA GTTTCCtcttttcactgctgtttaCCAGATCTGCTTCGGTGGCCACCCAGTCACGGAGTTCATCAAATGTTTGCAGAACCACCCGGAGCACATGTAA
- the smarcd1 gene encoding SWI/SNF-related matrix-associated actin-dependent regulator of chromatin subfamily D member 1: MAARGGFQTAPTGGSGGAMGPGPPVPGAGPGMGPGTPSGRMGPSSAPQNHMYRSPMPAPGYPRPGMPPSSRMTPQGPAMGPPGYGSSPVSRPGMPGVMDPSRKRPAPQQIQQVQQQQNRNQHTKKKKMADKILPQRIRELVPESQAYMDLLAFERKLDQTIMRKRLDIQEALKRPIKQKRKLRIFISNTFNPAKPDAEDGEGTVASWELRVEGRLLEDTAVSKYEATKQKRKFSSFFKSLVIELDKDLYGPDNHLVEWHRTATTQETDGFQVKRPGDVGVRCTVLLMLDYQPPQFKLDPRLARMLGIHTQTRPVIIQALWQYVKTHKLQDPHEREFINCDKYLQQIFETQRMKFSEIPQRLHALLMPPEPIIINHVISVDPNDQKKTACYDIDVEVDDTLKTQMNSFLLSTASQQEIAGLDNKIHETIETINQLKTQREFMLSFARDPQGFINDWLQSQCRDLKTMTDVVGNPEEERRAEFYYQPWAQEAVCRYFYSKVQQRRQELEQALGIRNT; this comes from the exons ATGGCGGCCAGAGGGGGGTTCCAGACAGCACCGACTGGAGGTAGTGGCGGAGCAATGGGACCTGGACCACCGGTACCGGGTGCAGGACCAGGTATGGGGCCTGGGACTCCCTCGGGAAGGATGGGACCGTCGTCGGCCCCGCAGAACCACATGTACCGGTCCCCGATGCCCGCGCCTGGATACCCG AGGCCAGGCATGCCGCCATCCAGCCGTATGACCCCTCAGGGACCAGCCATGGGCCCCCCAGGATATGGCAGCAGCCCTGTGTCTCGCCCTGGGATGCCTGGTGTGATGGACCCGTCTCGTAAAAGACCAGCCCCTCAACAGATACAGcaagttcagcagcagcagaaccgCAACCAGCA cacaaagaagaagaagatggctGATAAAATTCTACCTCAGAGG ATCAGAGAGCTGGTCCCAGAGTCTCAAGCTTACATGGATCTGCTGGCTTTTGAGAGGAAGCTAGACCAGACCATCATGCGCAAGAGGCTGGACATTCAAGAGGCCCTCAAGAGGCCTATTAAG CAAAAGAGAAAGCTTCGTATCTTCATATCCAACACCTTCAACCCTGCAAAGCCTGACGCAGAGGATGGAGAGGGCACAGTTGCATCGTGGGAGCTACGTGTCGAGGGGCGGTTGCTGGAAGAT ACGGCTGTGTCCAAGTATGAAGCCACTAAACAGAAAAGGAAGTTCTCCTCTTTCTTCAAGTCCCTTGTGATTGAGTTAGACAAGGACTTATATGGCCCAGATAATCACCTTGTGGAA TGGCATAGGACTGCCACCACCCAGGAGACTGATGGTTTCCAGGTGAAGAGACCAGGTGACGTGGGTGTTCGCTGCACAGTCCTGCTCATGCTCGACTACCAG CCCCCTCAGTTCAAACTGGACCCCCGGCTGGCTCGTATGCTGGGTATCCACACCCAGACCAGACCTGTCATCATTCAGGCCCTGTGGCAGTATGTCAAGACCCACAAACTTCAAGACCCACATGAGCGTGAGTTCATCAACTGTGACAAGTACCTACAGCAG ATCTTTGAGACCCAGCGGATGAAGTTTTCTGAGATCCCACAGCGCTTGCATGCACTCCTGATGCCCCCAGAGCCAATCATCATCAACCATGTGATCAG TGTGGACCCCAATGACCAGAAGAAGACTGCTTGCTATGATATTGATGTGGAGGTGGACGACACACTGAAGACCCAGATGAACTCCTTCTTACTCTCCACTGCCAGTCAGCAGGAAATAGCAGGACTGGACAACAAG aTCCATGAAACCATTGAGACCATTAACCAGCTGAAGACCCAGAGAGAGTTTATGCTGAGTTTTGCCAGAGATCCTCAGGGCTTTATCAACGACTGGCTGCAGTCCCAGTGCAGAGACCTCAAG ACCATGACAGATGTGGTAGGAAACCCAGAAGAAGAGCGAAGAGCAGAGTTTTACTACCAGCCATGGGCTCAGGAGGCTGTCTGTCGCTACTTCTATTCCAAG GTCCAGCAGAGGCGACAGGAGCTGGAGCAGGCACTTGGCATCAGGAACACCTAA